A stretch of Triticum aestivum cultivar Chinese Spring chromosome 1D, IWGSC CS RefSeq v2.1, whole genome shotgun sequence DNA encodes these proteins:
- the LOC123167710 gene encoding uncharacterized protein, whose translation MSRQWMYDDRCSPEFINGVQTFLLAAEANKRADGFMPCPCLVCKNDHNYSTSRTIHVHLFKSGFMPHYNVWTKHGERGVMMEDNEEEEDDDNYPGHGFPEYDDTTMGEEAEPAMREEAEEEASDEPADDLGRAIADAKRNCASDLEKKKLQRMLEDHKKLLYPNCEADKKKLGTTLELLQWKAENGVSDKGFGKLLVMIKNMLPKDNELPESTYEAKKVVCPLGLEVQKIHACPNDCILYRGEYEDLNACPVCGALRYKIRRDDPGDVEGERPRKKIPAKVMWYAPIIPRLKRLFQNKEHAKAMRWHREDRKKDGKLRVPADGSQWRKIERKYGKEFADDARNVWFGLSADGINPFGEQSSNHSTWPVTLCLYNLPPWLCMKRKFIMMPVLIQGPKQPGNDIDVYLRPLVEELLQLWNGTGVRAWDEHMGEEFDLKALLFVTINDWPALSNLSGQTNKGYRACTHCLDDTDSIYLDNCRKNVYLGHRRFLPSRHPVRKKGKHFKGEADHRTKPRHRTGADVHDMVKDLKVVFGKGPGGQPVPNDADGRAPMWKKKSIFWDLPYWKDLEDQQRMHGKDGIHQGHASYALTKEEKEIFFECLLSIKVPSGFSSNIKGIINMAEKKFQNLKSHDCHVIMTQLLPVALRGLLPDNKYVHNRARPEGSISKGHENEEVIEFCIDFIPDLKPIGVPESRHKGRLDGKGTLGGNQKICMDGHSLTEAHYTVIQNSALVAPYMDEHKNFLRSKHPERSDDWITREQTRSFAGWLQTRTMHDASIEDDLYSLSQLPSSNIMTFKGYEINGNTFYTIAQDKKSTNQNSGVRFDATTKTGKETYYGYIEEIWELDYGRDLKVPLFRCKWVNMTRYGVTEDPQYGMTTVDLNNLAYADEPFVLANDVAQVFYVKDMSTKPRKRKDKEANASYDEPKRHIVLSGKRNIVGVDDKTDMSEDYEKFDEIAPFTVNIDPSIQLNDEDFPWLRRKGTYAKK comes from the exons atgagccgacaatggatgtacgatgaccgatgctctcccgagttcattaatggcgtgcaaacttttctgcttgcggctgaggcaaacaagcgggcggatggttttatgccttgtccatgtttagtctgtaagaatgatcacaattactctacgtcaagaaccattcacgtccacctgtttaagtccggtttcatgccccactataatgtttggaccaagcacggagaaagaggggttatgatggaagacaatgaagaagaagaggacgacgacaactatcctggccatgggttccctgaatacgatgatacaacaatgggggaagaagctgagccggcaatgcgggaagaagctgaagaagaggcatcagatgagcccgctgatgatctaggtcgggccattgccgatgcaaagagaaactgcgcaagtgatttggagaagaagaagttgcagcgcatgttagaggatcacaagaaattgttgtacccgaattgcgaagctgacaagaaaaagttgggcaccacactggaattgctgcaatggaaggcagagaatggtgtatctgacaagggatttggaaagttgctggtaatgataaagaatatgcttccaaaggacaacgaattgcccgagagtacgtacgaagcaaagaaggttgtctgccctctagggttagaggtgcagaagatacatgcatgccctaatgactgcatcctctaccgcggtgagtacgaggatttgaacgcttgcccggtatgcggtgcattgcgctataagatcaggcgcgatgaccctggtgatgtcgagggcgagcgccccaggaagaagattcctgccaaggtgatgtggtatgctcctataataccacggttgaaacgtttgttccaaaacaaagagcatgccaaggcgatgcgatggcacagagaagaccgtaagaaagacggaaagttgagagtacccgctgacgggtcgcagtggagaaaaattgagagaaagtacgggaaggagtttgcagatgacgcaaggaacgtatggtttggtctaagcgcagatggcattaatccttttggggagcagagcagcaaccatagcacctggcctgtgactctatgtttgtataaccttcctccttggttgtgcatgaagcggaagttcattatgatgccagtgctcatccaaggccctaagcaacccggcaacgacattgatgtgtacctaaggccattagttgaagaactcttacagctgtggaatggaacaggtgtacgtgcgtgggatgagcacatgggggaagaatttgacctaaaggccttgctgttcgtgaccatcaatgattggcctgctctcagtaacctttcaggacagacaaacaagggataccgcgcatgcacgcactgtttggatgataccgacagtatatatttggacaattgtaggaagaatgtgtacctgggacatcgtcgatttcttccgagcaggcatcccgtaagaaagaaaggcaagcatttcaaaggtgaggcggatcaccggacgaagcctcgccaccgtactggtgctgatgtacatgatatggtcaaggatttgaaggtagtctttggaaagggtcctggcggacaacctgttccgaatgacgctgacggacgcgcacccatgtggaagaagaaatctatattttgggacctgccctattggaaagatctagag gaccagcaacgtatgcatggaaaagacggcatacatcagggtcatgccagctacgctcttaccaaagaagagaaggaaatcttctttgaatgcctgctcagtattaaggtaccgtctggcttctcgtcgaatataaagggaataataaacatggcagagaaaaagttccagaacctaaagtctcatgactgccacgtgattatgacgcaactgcttccggttgcattgagggggcttctaccggataac aaatatgttcataaccgtgctaggccagaaggaagcatctccaagggccatgaaaatgaggaggtcattgagttttgtattgactttattcctgaccttaagccgattggtgttcctgaatcgcggcataagggcagactggatggaaaaggcacgctaggagggaatcaaaaaatatgtatggacggacattctctcactgaagcacactacacagttatacagaattccgccttggtggctccgtatatggacgaacacaagaattttctacgctccaaacacccggagcggtctgatgactggattacacgtgaacaaaccaggagtttcgccggctggttgcagacacgtaccatgcatgacgcctctattgaagatgacctgtactcgctgtcccagttaccatcttcgaatataatgactttcaaagggtacgagataaatggtaatacattttacacgatcgcccaagataagaagagcaccaaccaaaacagtggtgtccgctttgatgcaacaaccaagacgggaaaggaaacatattatggttacatagaggagatatgggaacttgactatggacgtgatttgaaggtccctttgtttcggtgcaaatgggtcaatatgacacgatatggggtaacggaagacccgcagtatggaatgacaacagtggatctcaacaatcttgcgtatgcagacgaaccattcgtcctagctaatgatgtggcacaggttttctatgtgaaggatatgtctaccaagccgagaaaaagaaaagataaggaagcgaatgcatcatacgatgagccaaagcgccacatagttctttctgggaagagaaacatcgtgggagtggatgacaagacagacatgtcagaagattatgaaaagtttgatgaaattgctccattcacagtgaatattgacccgagcatccagttaaatgatgaagattttccatggctacggcgcaaagggacatacgcgaagaaa